TTCGCGCTCACTCCAACCCCACCCACCATGGCCCGCGCGACTCCCGCCGTCTCCGCCGCCGACGTGCAGCTCGCCGACGTCGCGACCAGGCTCGGCACCACCGTCCGTCAGCTGCGCAACACGAAGGTGAAGGCGATCAGCGACGCGCAGCGCGCGAGGCTGCTCGGCGTCAGCGCCGGGACGCTCACCGCGGTTCGCACGCCGATCGTGCTGAGCCCCGCGAAGCCGATCAAGGGAACGGACCAGTACATCCTGATCTTCTCCTCGATCATGGTGGACCCGACGTGGCCGACGGGCGTCGGGCAGGCGCTGTTCAGCTCCGGCTACCCCGGCGTCGTCGATCAGGGCGTCCAGGTGGCGTTCCCGCGCGTGAAGAAGGGGAAGAATCACCTCGTCGAGTTCTACGTGTCGCTGAACTCGAACGTCGCGTACAAGTTCCGCGTGTTCACGTTTCCGCTCGGCGACTTCCAGGACGTCACGATCCAGGGACCGAAGCCGAACACGATCATCACCGCGATCGCGCCGCCGGTGGATCAGATCTCCGGCGCGCTCCAACTCGGCGCGTCGATCCAGCAGCGCAACTCGGTGCAGGACGACGCCGGGTGGAGCTTCCAGTCGGTGCAGGTGAACGTCGTGGGCTGATTCGGCTCACGCGGAGCCGCGGAGGACGCGGCGAACTGCCTCCGCTGTGTGAATGAACCGCAGAGGACGCAGAGGGCCGCAGAGAACACCATCTCTCTTCTTTTCACCACAGAGGACACAGAGGACACGGAGGAGAACCACTTTTGTTGGTTTCCTCCGTGTCCTCCGTGTCCTCTGTGGTTCAACTCAACAGGGCAGTCCTCTGCAGCCCTCTGCGGCCCTCTGCGGTTCGATTCGAAGAGGCCGTCACGCGAAGAGCCGCACTGCGACCGGCACCGGCGCGGCGACGGCGTCGTCGACCGTGAGCCGCACGCGCTGCACCCGCGCCGGCGCGAACCGGTCGAGCTTCGCGTACCCGATCGTCGTGCCGCGCGACAGCTCGCGCCACGCGCCGCCCTCGTCCGCGCCGGAGAGCGTGTAGCGCGCCACGCGCTGTCCCTGCTCGATCGATTCGCCGAGCCGCGCGATCGATACCGTCGCGGCGCGGCGCAGGTCGAGCTGCACCTCGGCCGACCGCGGACCCGTGGCGCGCCATGTCGACCGTGCACCCGCGGCGAGGTCCTCGGCGAACAGCGCGTCACGTCGCACGCGGAACTCCGTCAGGCGCGCGACGTCGGTCGGGTGCAGCACGCCGTCGCGCGTCGGCGGCACGTTCAGCAGCAGCTTGCCGTTGCGTCCCACCGACGTGGCGTAGAGGCCCAACAGATTCTCGACGTCGCGCACGCGCGCGTCCTCGGCCGGATGGTTGAACCAGCCGGGGCGGATCGAGACGTCCACCTCCGCGGGACGCCAGACCGGGCCTGCTGGGTCGCCGTGCTGCAGCGCGGCGATGATGCCGGGGCCGTCGGCGCCGGGGTAGGGGACCACGGCGGGATCCACGGTCGACCAGTTCGGGTCGCCCGCGGTGCCGCGCTCGTTGCCGCACCAGCGCACGTCGGGGCCCGCGTCGGAGAAGATCACGGCCTGGGGCTGCAGGCGCTTCACGAGTCCCCAGAAGCGAGGCCAGTCGTAGACCTGCTTCTTCCCGTTAGGCCCCTCGCCGTTCGCGCCGTCGAACCAGACCTCGGAGACGGGGCCGTAGCGCGTGAGCAGCTCGGTGAGCTGGTCGCAGTACAGGTCGTTGTAGCGCGGCGAGTCGCCGTACGCGGGGTTGTTGCGGTCCCACGGCGAGAGATAGAGCCCGGCACGCAGCCCCTCGGCGCGGCACGCGTCGGTGAACTCGCGCACCACGTCGCCCGCGCCGCCGCGCCACGGGCTCCGCGCCACGGTGTGCTGCGTCGTGGCGCTCGGCCACAGGCAGAAGCCGTCGTGGTGCTTCGCGGTGAGGATCATCGCGCGGAAGCCCGCGTCGCGCGCGGCGCGCGCCCACGCGCGGGCGTCGAGCCGCGACGGGGCGAAGATCGCCGGGTCCTCCGTGCCGTCGCCCCACTCGCGGTCGGTGAACGTGTTCACGCCGAAGTGGAGGAACATCGCCAGCTCGTCGCGCTGCCACGCGAGCTGCGCGGGCGACGGCGTCGGACGTCCGGCCGCGTCGGTCGGGCGCGGCCGCGCGCAACCCGCGGCGAGCGACGCGGCAGTGGCCCGCACGAAGTCGCGGCGATTCACGGTTCCCCCCCGTGCTCGAGGATCGCCCAGCGGCGCCGGAGGTGGCGCGGCAGCGCGTACCAGAAGGTGCCTAACGCCGCGCACAGCGCCGTGGCGAGCGCCGCCGCCCACCCGCTCGCGCCGAGGATCACGCGCGCCACGAGGTACACGTCGAGGCAGATGCCGAGGGCGAGCGGCGCGAGGCTGAGGAGCAGCATCCGCGACGCCACGCGCAGGAAGCGGCCGGACACCGTGCGCGGCTCCGCCTGCCGGTGCAGCGCCGCCGGCGCCATGACGAGCGCCATCGCGACCACGACGAGCGCGAGCGCGCCGAGGTGCAGCCGCTGCTCACCCGCGGAGAGATGGCGATCGAAGCCCTGGCTGAAGACGGCGACGAGCTGGAAGCCGAACACCGCCTGCACGCCGGGCACGATCGTGCGGCACTCCTCGAGCAGGTGCGACGCCGCCGTGTCGAGCGACAGCCGCTCGACGTCGAGGCCGGGCGCGCGACCGGTCACGGCGTGGGCCGCGCCCACGGGGCGGGCGACGCGAGCACCGGCGCCACGTTCACGAGCGTGGCGCGCGGCCACATCGACGGCACGCCGCGCACGAACGTCACCACGCCGTCGATCGGCGCGCGCACCTCGCCGGTGGGCCGCCCGTGGTAGTCCGTCGTGCGGCCGACGACGTCGCCCTTCCGCACGCGCGTGTCGCGCGCCACGGCCGCGAAGAACATCCCGCCCGAGTCGGCCGCGAGGCGCGCGCTCGCGTTGCCGCCGAGCCACACCGGATGCGCGACGGGACGCACCGCGCGCGGCAGCATGCCTAACGCGCCGAGCACGTTCAGCGATCCGTCCACGAGCGCCGCGAGGTCGGCCGGCGCCACGACGCCCGAGCGTCCCGCTTCGGCGACGAGCACCGTCTTCCCCTTCGTGAGCGCGTAGCCGGACAGCGACCGGCCGGCGGTGGGCGACGCGGGGTCGACGTCGGTGACGATGACGTGGTCGAGCCCGAACGCGAGCGCGAGCGCGCGACCCGCCGAGTCCTGCGCCGCGTTCCCGCCGCGGAACCAGTAGCTGTACGGGCGGAGATCCTCGTCGAGATCCCCGCCGTGCAGGTCCACGACGACGTCGGCCGGATCGACGACGGCGCGCGCGACCGCGGCGAGCGCGCGCTGCGTCTGCGTGCCCGCCGTGTCGCCGGGGTAGTTGCCGTTCATGCTCTTGCGGTCGACCGGATTGAGGTGCGGCGTCATCCCCTCGATCGACGCGACGTTGATGAGCGGCACGACGACGACCGTGCCGGCGAGCCGCGCCGCGTCGATGCGCGGCGCCAGGCGCTGCATGGCGACGATCGACGTGTACTCGGTGCCATGGCTGCCGGCGACGAACGCGACGACCCTGCCCGGGTGCGCGCCGTGCACGACGACGACGGGAATCCGAAGCCCCGAGTCGGGGCCCGGCGGCACGACGAGGGTGCCGTAGGCGATCGCGCCGCGCGCGGCGGTCGCCGTGCCGACGGTGAACGTGTCCTGCGCGGCAGCGGTCGACGCCGCCAGGGCGACGAGGGCGGCGGTGGAGAGGAGGCGGAGCATCGCGCGCGACCGGGAAGCGTGGGCGTGGAGTGGCATCGTCCGTCGATTCTACGCCGGGACCACGGCGGCGCGAGCGGCGGGCGCGATCAGAAGCTCGCCCAGGCCTCCGCGACGAGCCGCAGCACCGACTGCTGCGCGAAGCGGCGCTTGTACTCGTCCATCACGCGCGTCACGCGCGACTCCACGTCGGGGGTCACGAGGTGCACGAGCTCCACGACGAAGCTCCGCTCGCGCACCGTCGCGCCGCTCGGGTCGCGCCACTGTCCCGCAGCGTCCCAGATCGTCGCGCCCTCGGGGAAGTTCGTCGTGATCACCTCGTGCACGAATCGGGTCCACGCCGAGTCGCTCACCGTCGCCGTGTCGCCGATGTTGCGGCCGAAGTACAACCGCTCGACGTGCGCGCGCTTGAGCCCCGCGGGGCGCGTGTGGCCCGCGCACGCGGTGAGCGACAGGATGACGATGCCGATCGCCCACGCGCGTCGCACGCGGACAGGAGGAACGGAATACCTGTGCTCGTCGTCTCCGACAGGAGGAACAGGACGGACAGGATGAAGACCAACACCAACGACAGTGCCTTTGGTGTCGGTGCTCATCCTGTCCGTCCTGTTCATCCTGTCCAAAACGCAGCAGAGCTCCTGTCAGACCGCCGGCGCCCAACCGGGCGCGTACTCGCGCGACCAGCGGGTCATCGCGTCGTCGTCGCCGAGGATGCGTCCCGTGTTCGGGTCGATGCGCAGCTTGCGGCCGGTCTGCTGCGCGATGGTTCCGAGGTGGCAGAGCAGTCCCGTCTTCGCACCGTCGGCGATCGGCGCGTTGAGCTTCGCGCCGGTGCGGATCGCGTCGAGGAAGTTGCGCATGTGCACCCGCGTGAGCGCGTCGTCGCCGGTGACGTTCAGCGCGTCGCCCTTCGGTCCCGCGGACGACTGCCGCAGCACCTTGTCCTTCGGATCGGCGAACACGTAGCCGTCCTGGTCGATCACGAGGCTGCCCGCGGTGCCGAGGATCGCGGTGCCGCGCGCGCGGCCGTACATCGGCAGCCCGTTGCAGCTCTGCCCGTGCCAGACGATCGACCTGCCCCCCGCGAACTCGTACGTCGCCTCCTGCGTGTCGGGGAACTCCCAGTCGTCGTCGAAGTGCCAGCGCGTGCCGCTCGACACCACCGACGTCGGATAGTCGACGCCGAGCAGCCAGCGCGCGACGTCCATCTCGTGCGTGCCGTTGTTGCAGATCTCGCCCGTGCCCCAGCGCGTGAACCAGTGCCAGTTGTAGTGCACGACGTTGTCGCGGTACGCCGTGCGCGGCGCGGGGCCCTGCCACAGCTCCCAGTTCAGCCCCGACGGCGGCGCCGCCACCTTGCCCTTGCCGATGCCGCCGCGCGTGTTCGCGTACCAGGTGCGCGCGAGGTACGGCATGCCGATCAATCCGTCGCGCAGCGCGGCCAGCGCGTCGAAGAAGTGCGGGCCGGAGCGGCGCTGGGTGCCTAACTGCACGAGCGACTTCGTGCGCGCGGCGGCGGCGATCAGCAGCTCGTCCTCGCGCGGATCGTGGCCGCTCGGCTTCTCCACGTACACGTGCTTGCCCGCATCGAGCGCGAGGAGCGTCATCGGCGCGTGCCAGTGGTCGGGCGCGGCGATGGAGATCGCGTCGACGCGCCGGTCGTCGAGCACGCGCCGGAAGTCGCCCACGACCTTCGGCGGCGTCGCCTGGGCCTTCGCCGCGGCGAGCCCCTTCGCGACGACGCCCGCGTCGACGTCGCACACGTAGGCGACCTCGGAGTTCGGGAGCGTGGAGAAGTTCTGCGCGTGCACGGTGCCGCGGCCGTTCACGCCGATCACCGCGACGACGACCTTCTCGCCGGGGGAGCCGCCTAACAGCAGGCCGGGGGCGCCCATCGCGCCGAGCGCGCCGAGCCCCGCGGCGGCCGTCGTCCGGACGAAGTCGCGTCGATCGATCGCACTCCCGCTGCCATTCGCGTCCACGGGCTCCTCGCTGGTTTCGCCGGGGGCGAATGTACGACGCACGCGGGCCCCCCGCACCCGGCTCGGCGACGTGGCGAGTGCGCCACACCCCCGCCGTCCGCGTTGCCAAGACTGCCCGGGGGCGGCATACTGCCTCCGCCGCACCCGTACCTGCCGCCGCGGCCGAGCGCCGCGCCGAGCCCGCGCCGCCGTGCGCTCACCGGCCGCGCCCCCTCTCTTCCGCGATGACCCACGTCCCGACCGTCGGCGCCGATGCCGCGCGCCCGGCCACCGCGATCCGGAGCGTCCAGCGCGCGCGGTCCGTCAGCCCGAAGGAGTGACCGTGTCGAGCACCGAGACCGTCGAGTCGAGCGCGCCGGACGGGCGCACCCTGCACGGGCACGTCGGGCGCGTCGTGGACGCGTACGGGCTGTCGCCGCTGCAGCAGGGGATGCTGTACCACTGGCTGCGGGCACCGGAGGCGGGGGTCGACCTCGAGCAGATCGGCTGCACGCTGCACGGCGTGGACGTGGCGCGGTTCCTCCGCGCGTGGGAGCGGGTCACGGCGCGCCACGCCGCGCTCCGCACGCGCTTCCGCTGGGAGGACGTCGACGCCCCGCGGCAGGAGGTCGTCGACGGCGTCGACGGCGTGGACGGCGTCGACGCGGCGCCGCTCGCCGTGCACGTGGAGGACGTGCGCGCGCTCGACGCCGCCGCGCAGCGCCGGCGCGTGGCGGCGTACCTCGCGGCCGACCGCCGCGCGGGCTTCCGGCTCGACGCGCTGCCGCTGTTCCGGCTCGCGCTCTTCCGCAGCGCGGCCGATCGGCACGAGTTCGTGTGGAGCTTCCCGCACATCATCCTCGACGGGCGCAGCTTCATCATCGTGCTGCGCGAGGTCCTCGCGACCTACCACGCGCTGGAAGCCGGCGAGGAGCCCGCGCCGCCCACAGCACCCGCGCCGCCCGCGCCGCCCGCGCCGCCCGCGCCGCGCGCATACCGCGAGTTCATCGACTGGCTCGACCGGCAGGACCCCGCGCCGGCGGCCGCGTACTGGGCGGAGGCGCTGCGCGGCTATGCGGAGCCGGTCTTCCCCGACCTCCCGGCGCCGGCGCCCGACCCCGACGCCGAGGCGCCGGCGTACACCGACCGCGCGCTCGCGCTGTCGGTCGAGGATACGGACGCGCTGAAGGCGTTCGCCGCGCGGCACGAGCTGACGCTGAACACGCTGGTGCAGGGCGCGTGGGCGCTGCTGCTGGCGCGCTACACGGGGGCCGAGGACGTCGTCTTCGGCGCGACGCGCGCCTGCCGCCGCACGCCGCTCGACGGCGACCCGGCGGTGCGCGACATGGTGGGGCTGTTCATCAACACGCTGCCCGTGCGCGTGCGCATCCCCGCCGAGCAGCCCGTGGTCGCGTGGCTGCGCGGCATCCGGGCGTCGCAGGTGGCGGTGCGCGTGGCGGAGCACACGCCGCTCCCCGCGGTGCAGGCGGCGAGCGCGGTGCCGAGCAGCACGCCGCTGTTCGACACGATCCTGGTCTACGAGAACGAGCGGCAGACGACGAGCTTCGAGCGGCTGGACCCGGCGCGGTGCCGGGGCTTCTACTTCCGCGAGCAGACGACGTTCCCGCTCAGCGTGCGCGGCTACGGGGAGGCGGCGCTGCTGCTGCGGATCGAGTACTACCGGGCGCGGTTCGCCGACGCGGCGATCGAGCGGATGCTCGGCCACCTCGCGACGCTGCTGCGCGAGATGGTGGCGAAGGGCGACCGGCCGCTCGCCGAGCTGGAGATGATGACGCCCGCCGAGCGCGAGGAGCTCGTCGTCGCGTGGAATCGCACGGACGTCGCGGCGCCCGCGGCGGCGCCGGTGCTCGCCGAGCGGCTCGCGGCGCAGGCCGCGCGCACGCCGGACGCCGTGGCGCTCGTCGCCGGCGACCGCACCATGACGTACGCGGAGCTCGACGCGCGCGCCGCGACGCTCGCCCGCGCCCTCGCCGCGCGCGGCGTGAGGCGGGGCGTGATGGTGGGCGTGTGCATGGAGCGCTCGATCGATCTCATGGTGGCGTTCCTCGGCGTGCTGAAGTCGGGCGGCGCGTACGTCCCGCTCGACCCCGAGTATCCCGCCGAGCGCCTCGCGTTCATGATCGAGGACTCGGCGTGCCCCGTGCTGCTCGCGCAGGCGCGCGTCGCCGACGACACGCTCGCCGCGCTGCCTAACGGTACCGGCGCCGCCGCCGTGCTGTGCGTCGACCGCGACTGGGACGCGATCGTGGCCGAGGCCGAGCGCGCGCCGGCGCCCACGCCGCCGGGGCCCGACGACCTGGCGTACATGATCTACACGTCGGGATCCACCGGCCGGCCGAAGGGGGCGATGAACCGCAATCGCGGTGTCGTCAACTTCCTCGACTGGATGCAGCGCGAGTACGCGCTCTCGGCCGACGACGCGGTGATCCAGAAGACGCCGGTGAGCTTCGACCTGTCGGTGCCGGAGCTGTACGTGCCGCTCTTGGCTGGCGCGCGGCTGGTGCTCGCGGAGCCTGGCGGGCACAAGGATCCGTCGTACCTCGCGCGGCTGATCGGCGAGCAGCGCGTCACGGTGATGTACATCGTGCCCTCGATGCTGCGCGCGTTCCTGGAGAGCGACGCGGCGGCGGCGGCGACGTCGCTGCGCAACGTGACGTGCTCCGGCGAGGCGCTGCCGTACGATCTGCAGGAGCGGTTCTTCGCGCAGCACCCGCACGCGCACCTCTACAACCTGTACGGCCCCACGGAGTGCGCGGTGGAGGCGACGTACTGGGACTGCGTGCGCGCCGATCCGCGGCGCATGGTGCCGGTCGGCCGCCCGCTCGCGAACACGCGCATCTACGTGCTCGACGCGCGGATGCGGCCGGTGCCGATCGGCGTGCCGGGGGAGCTGTACATCGGCGGCGTGCAGGTCGGCGCCGGGTATCACAACCGGCCGGAGCTGACGGCGGAGCGGTTCGTGCACGACCCCTTCGCGTCTTCCACGCTCCACGCTCCACGCTCCACGCTCGCTTCCGCGTCCATCGGAGCGAGCGTGGAGCGTGGAGCGTCGAGCGTGGAGGGCCCGCGACTGTATCGCACCGGCGACCGCGCCCGCTGGCTCGCCGACGGGACGATCGACTACCTCGGGCGGCTCGACTTCCAGGTGAAGCTGCGCGGGTTCCGCATCGAGCTCGGCGAGATCGAGGCGGCGCTCATGGCGAGCGGACGGGTGCGCGACGGCGCGGTGATGCTGCGCACCGATCCGGGCGTCGACCCGCGGCTCGTGGCGTACTACGTCCCCGTCGAGGGCGACGCGCCGACGGCCGCGGAGCTGCGTGCGCACCTCGAGCGGTCGCTGCCGGCGTACATGGTGCCGCCGGTGTTCGTCGCGCTCGACGCGCTGCCGCTCACGCCGTCGGGGAAGCTCGATCGCAAGGCGCTCCCCGCGCCGCGGCGCGAGGCGTCGCGCGGCGGACCGGTGGCCCCGCGCGACGAGACCGAGGCGCGCGTGCTCGCGATCTGGAAGGACGTGTTGGGCGCGCGCGACATCGGCGTGACCGACCACTTCAACGAGGTGGGCGGCCACTCGCTCGCCGCGCTCAAGGTCTTCACGCGCATCGGCAAGGAGTTCGGTCGGCCGATCCAGCTGGCGGC
This DNA window, taken from Gemmatirosa kalamazoonensis, encodes the following:
- a CDS encoding alpha-L-fucosidase; translated protein: MNRRDFVRATAASLAAGCARPRPTDAAGRPTPSPAQLAWQRDELAMFLHFGVNTFTDREWGDGTEDPAIFAPSRLDARAWARAARDAGFRAMILTAKHHDGFCLWPSATTQHTVARSPWRGGAGDVVREFTDACRAEGLRAGLYLSPWDRNNPAYGDSPRYNDLYCDQLTELLTRYGPVSEVWFDGANGEGPNGKKQVYDWPRFWGLVKRLQPQAVIFSDAGPDVRWCGNERGTAGDPNWSTVDPAVVPYPGADGPGIIAALQHGDPAGPVWRPAEVDVSIRPGWFNHPAEDARVRDVENLLGLYATSVGRNGKLLLNVPPTRDGVLHPTDVARLTEFRVRRDALFAEDLAAGARSTWRATGPRSAEVQLDLRRAATVSIARLGESIEQGQRVARYTLSGADEGGAWRELSRGTTIGYAKLDRFAPARVQRVRLTVDDAVAAPVPVAVRLFA
- a CDS encoding DUF6328 family protein, which codes for MTGRAPGLDVERLSLDTAASHLLEECRTIVPGVQAVFGFQLVAVFSQGFDRHLSAGEQRLHLGALALVVVAMALVMAPAALHRQAEPRTVSGRFLRVASRMLLLSLAPLALGICLDVYLVARVILGASGWAAALATALCAALGTFWYALPRHLRRRWAILEHGGEP
- a CDS encoding succinylglutamate desuccinylase/aspartoacylase domain-containing protein, whose protein sequence is MLRLLSTAALVALAASTAAAQDTFTVGTATAARGAIAYGTLVVPPGPDSGLRIPVVVVHGAHPGRVVAFVAGSHGTEYTSIVAMQRLAPRIDAARLAGTVVVVPLINVASIEGMTPHLNPVDRKSMNGNYPGDTAGTQTQRALAAVARAVVDPADVVVDLHGGDLDEDLRPYSYWFRGGNAAQDSAGRALALAFGLDHVIVTDVDPASPTAGRSLSGYALTKGKTVLVAEAGRSGVVAPADLAALVDGSLNVLGALGMLPRAVRPVAHPVWLGGNASARLAADSGGMFFAAVARDTRVRKGDVVGRTTDYHGRPTGEVRAPIDGVVTFVRGVPSMWPRATLVNVAPVLASPAPWARPTP
- a CDS encoding DUF3574 domain-containing protein, giving the protein MRRAWAIGIVILSLTACAGHTRPAGLKRAHVERLYFGRNIGDTATVSDSAWTRFVHEVITTNFPEGATIWDAAGQWRDPSGATVRERSFVVELVHLVTPDVESRVTRVMDEYKRRFAQQSVLRLVAEAWASF
- a CDS encoding Gfo/Idh/MocA family protein, with the protein product MDANGSGSAIDRRDFVRTTAAAGLGALGAMGAPGLLLGGSPGEKVVVAVIGVNGRGTVHAQNFSTLPNSEVAYVCDVDAGVVAKGLAAAKAQATPPKVVGDFRRVLDDRRVDAISIAAPDHWHAPMTLLALDAGKHVYVEKPSGHDPREDELLIAAAARTKSLVQLGTQRRSGPHFFDALAALRDGLIGMPYLARTWYANTRGGIGKGKVAAPPSGLNWELWQGPAPRTAYRDNVVHYNWHWFTRWGTGEICNNGTHEMDVARWLLGVDYPTSVVSSGTRWHFDDDWEFPDTQEATYEFAGGRSIVWHGQSCNGLPMYGRARGTAILGTAGSLVIDQDGYVFADPKDKVLRQSSAGPKGDALNVTGDDALTRVHMRNFLDAIRTGAKLNAPIADGAKTGLLCHLGTIAQQTGRKLRIDPNTGRILGDDDAMTRWSREYAPGWAPAV
- a CDS encoding non-ribosomal peptide synthetase, which produces MSSTETVESSAPDGRTLHGHVGRVVDAYGLSPLQQGMLYHWLRAPEAGVDLEQIGCTLHGVDVARFLRAWERVTARHAALRTRFRWEDVDAPRQEVVDGVDGVDGVDAAPLAVHVEDVRALDAAAQRRRVAAYLAADRRAGFRLDALPLFRLALFRSAADRHEFVWSFPHIILDGRSFIIVLREVLATYHALEAGEEPAPPTAPAPPAPPAPPAPRAYREFIDWLDRQDPAPAAAYWAEALRGYAEPVFPDLPAPAPDPDAEAPAYTDRALALSVEDTDALKAFAARHELTLNTLVQGAWALLLARYTGAEDVVFGATRACRRTPLDGDPAVRDMVGLFINTLPVRVRIPAEQPVVAWLRGIRASQVAVRVAEHTPLPAVQAASAVPSSTPLFDTILVYENERQTTSFERLDPARCRGFYFREQTTFPLSVRGYGEAALLLRIEYYRARFADAAIERMLGHLATLLREMVAKGDRPLAELEMMTPAEREELVVAWNRTDVAAPAAAPVLAERLAAQAARTPDAVALVAGDRTMTYAELDARAATLARALAARGVRRGVMVGVCMERSIDLMVAFLGVLKSGGAYVPLDPEYPAERLAFMIEDSACPVLLAQARVADDTLAALPNGTGAAAVLCVDRDWDAIVAEAERAPAPTPPGPDDLAYMIYTSGSTGRPKGAMNRNRGVVNFLDWMQREYALSADDAVIQKTPVSFDLSVPELYVPLLAGARLVLAEPGGHKDPSYLARLIGEQRVTVMYIVPSMLRAFLESDAAAAATSLRNVTCSGEALPYDLQERFFAQHPHAHLYNLYGPTECAVEATYWDCVRADPRRMVPVGRPLANTRIYVLDARMRPVPIGVPGELYIGGVQVGAGYHNRPELTAERFVHDPFASSTLHAPRSTLASASIGASVERGASSVEGPRLYRTGDRARWLADGTIDYLGRLDFQVKLRGFRIELGEIEAALMASGRVRDGAVMLRTDPGVDPRLVAYYVPVEGDAPTAAELRAHLERSLPAYMVPPVFVALDALPLTPSGKLDRKALPAPRREASRGGPVAPRDETEARVLAIWKDVLGARDIGVTDHFNEVGGHSLAALKVFTRIGKEFGRPIQLAAMLTHDTVAQHAALLRESARVDAWQCIVSFNTPGTGVPIFCAHPHSGHALFYQYFAKLVGDRHPVYGIQALGNWGDQEVQESVDEMIDYYVDEIRKVRPHGPYIFFGVSLGGVIALEIAQRMLALGEEVRMLAMYDTYGPGYPNYTRYGRVVSFLLEHGGIQLTRLRRMLVVDPPAPGQERTRFRAARVLLWKIRDTAHFWYLNTRRNYLYWRWEHRSPPRDFKMPVNLTRFRLATRRIFRDYAPRFYPGKLTYFRAAIRPAGIVEDAANGWGGMAAALEVIDVPGGHTSGLKPPLVTGTAREFLAALARDEARRARDDAA